GGTATTACTACTACTGGCGCCTTGAGACCAAGAGACTGCCCGAGATAATAAAGGCCCGAAAGATGGCCGAGCTGAAGAGGCTCAAGGAGATGCTCGAGGAGGAAACCAGCGAGATTTACTACTGGTGTGGCGAGGAAGGTCATCCGAGGCTCACCTTCGACGAGGCGATGGAGTACGAGTTCCAGTGCCCGATATGCGGTAAGATGCTCATGCAGTACGACAACAGTCGAATTGTCGAGGAGCTCAAGAAGCGCATAGAGGAACTCGAAATCGAGCTCGGCCTGAGGAAGAAGCCAAGGAAGAAAAAGAGCGGTTAAATAAGCGGAATGGACTCTTAATGAACTTCGGGGATGGTGAAGATGGAAGAAGTGGTTATTCTTGAGAAGGTTTACGGGGACAGGAGCGGTTTTGACAAGCTCCACAGGAAGCTCCGCTCCCTTCTGGGGGATTTGGAAGTCGAGTGGAAGCTATCGGCAACGACCAAGAACTGGGTCAAGGTCAGCCTCAGCGGTGAGGACGAAGAGATAAGCGCGAACCTCGTTAGGGACGAGTTCGGCGAGGTTCCCTACAGCCTCAAGAACGTCGAAACCGGAAAGACCTACAGGGGACGCTTTATAGACCTCGGCAAAGTCGGCTACGGCGCCTACGTTGACATTGGAATCTTCAAGCCAAAGCCCAAGGACGCGCTGATTCCGCTATACTACCTCAAGAAAACCTTCGGGGACATGCCGGTAAGGCAGATGATTCGCGAGTTCGGATGGGTGGACAACCTGCCCGTCGAGGTCGAGGTGACGAACGTCGAGTTCGGCGCCAGGGAAGTCGAGCTGGCCTTCAGCGACGCCCAGCTGAAGAGGATTAAGGAATGGCTGAGCGACGGTTACGACAAGCTCTTCATAACGGGGACGATAAGCGAGAAGGTTGAGGAGGCGCTCATCAAAACCGGCCACGGCAGGGACGTCAGGAGAATGGAGGAGCTCGGTTTAATGGAAACTCTACTCGTCCTCAAGAAGGGAACCCAGGCCCCGGGAATCATCAAGGCAATCGGCCCGCACCTTAAGGGGGCCGTCTTCGGCGCAATCAAGTTTGAATGACAGAGTGAACGAGCCTGACGGCGAGTATCGAAACGAGTGTCAGCGCGTAGGGGAAGAAACCGCCCACGAAAGGAGCAATCAGAAGGAACGCCAGCGTTGACAGGGTTATGAAGGCCGTCGGGCCCCTCCACCTTATTCTTCTCAGCCCTGTTAACAGGGCATAGACCACTATGACGAGTCCCAGGAGAGACTGGAGGATGAGGTTCTCGACGAAGCCAGGATGGGGCTGAAAGCTCGTCCACTTCGACAGCCAGTCGAAGCCGTAAACCCTGCACAGGGCCCAGAAGCCGGCCCACACGAGGACGAGGTAGGAGGAGTTCCTGAGCTTCCTTCCAGGGTACGTTAGGGCAAAGAACAGTGGAAAGAGCAGAAGGTACGGGTTGAAAATGGACGCAAGGAGCGTGGCACCTGCCAGGGCCAGTATCTCCAGGGTTCTCCTCGAACCTGGAACAAAGGAAGAGTTCGTTGCCACGGCTATCGCGAGGAGCATAAGCACGAGACCGGGAAGGGCGATGCCAACGGTGGCAACCTGTGAGCGGAAGAGCGGTGCCGAGAAAACGAGCCCGAAGGCTATAAAGCCGAGCGCCCTCTCACGCTTGGGGGCGACGTAGAAGAAGAGCCCGGTGAGGGTTAAAAGGAAAAGCCAGTGGGCCAACCAGAGGGTCTCGTCAGTTGGGGGAACAGCGGAGAGTATGTGACCGATGAGGGCCAGTAGCGGGGAGGATGGAACTGCACCCGCGGAAACGGACAGGGCCCGTGAGAAGAACTCAAGGAAGTTGCTCGGCAGAACGGGCGTTTCCGAGAGGGTGAACCAGACGAAAATGAGGGACGCACCGAGAAGGAAGAACCTCGCGGAGTAGCTCCTGTCCGCCCGGAGGCTAAGGCCAAAGAGCAGGACGATAGCAAACGCAAGAAGGGCAAACAGGGCCAGGGAAGTCTTTGGCGGAACCCAAATCTCCGAGAAGGCGTCGTGGGTGAGGTAAATGTTGTCCTCGCTTCCGGTGACGAAAAGGGTGTTATTGACGACGATTACCATGGGGGAAAGCGAGGCGCTCTCAGGAAGGCCCGTCAGGTTCCAGAGCCTCTTCATCTCGGGGTTCTCGTAGACGTTTCCGACGAGAACGAGCGTGCCGTTCCCGTGCTCAAGGACTTCACCGAGTTTGGCGTCAACGTAGCGTGCCCAGCCCTTTGCCCAGTAATCCCTGCCCGGAACGACACGGTAGGTTGCGTTGGAGTGTATGAAGCGTGTAAAACTGGCCTTATCGGGATAATAGCTAACCCCACCGGCCGAAACGAGCGGTGAAACGAGCAGGAGGAGCAAAAGCACAGCCAAAGCCCTTCTCATCCTCTCCCCGGGATAGGTAGGGGCAGGGGTTAAAAAGCTTAACGTAGCCTGGTCCAGCGCGACCCCATCGCAACGGCTCCCGCCGGCCTGAGTCGCGCCCGGAGAAGAATTGGCAAAAAGAAGTTAAAAATCACTCGGTCTTCTCCTGCTTCCCTTCTTCACCCTCGCCCTTCAGCTCTTCAAGCTTCTTCACGAGCCTGTCGGCGAGCTCCATGAAGGCTCTCGCGGCGGGGGTGTCGTCGTAGAGGACTATCGGGATTCCGGCGTCACTTGCCTCCCTCGCCTTGAGGTCTATCGGAACCTCACCGAGGAAGTCAACGCCCTCCTTCTCGGCCAGCTTCTTGCCTCCGCCCTTTCCGAAGAGGTCAATCTCGTTGCCACAGTGCGGGCAGATGAGGTAGCTCATGTTCTCGACGACGGCTATGTAGGGAACCTCCATCTTCTTCATCATGTTCACTGCCTTGCCGGTGTCAAGTAAAGCAACCTCCTGGGGGGTCGTGACGATGACAGCGGCGTCGAGCTGGACGTTCTGGACGACGGTGAGGATTTCGTCACCGGTTCCGGGCGGGAAGTCGATTATCATGAAGTCAAGCTCGCCCCACTTGACGTCGCCGAGGAGCTGTTTGATGGCCTTGGTGACGAGGGCACCGCGCCAGATTATCGGCTGGTCCTCCGGAACGAGGAAGCCCATGCTCATGACCTTGATGGGCGTTATCTGGCCCATGAAGTCGGCCATCGGCGGGAGCATCTCAAAGCGACCGTCTTCCAGCCTCTCCGCCAGAACGTCGGCCTTGTCCACGCCGAGCATCTTTGCAACGTTCGGCCCATGTATGTCCGCGTCGAGCAGGCCGACGTAGTAGCCCTTCTTAGCAAGCGCGGTCGCGAGGTTCACCGCGACGGTGCTCTTTCCAACGCCACCCTTACCGCTGAGAACCGCTATCTTGTACTTCCACTTCTTCTGCTTCTCCTTTATCCTCTCCGTGAGCGGGTCAGCGCCCAGACCGCCTATGTTGAGGGTCGGAGCCTTAATCGTCATCGTACACCACCGACGAGAATAGTTCGGTGAACTTAAAAACCTTTGTCCCAAAAAGGGTAAGATTGGTCAGAATTGTGCAATATTCACTCGGCGTACTTCAACAGTATATCCTTCAGTTCCAGGACCTTTCTGTAAGTGGGTGATTCCGGATTTCCCAAGATGGCCTCGATTTCGGGGTCGTACTCCTCCACGAGTTCGTCATAAGGGATTACCGTCTTGGTCGTGAAATCGTTAAAGCCAAGTTCATTGAGTATCCTCTCGACTTTCTCAACCTGGCTTTCCCTCTTCACTTTGTTTATCACGAGGTGGACGTGCTTAATGCCAAGCTGTCTTGCGAGCCGGGTGGCACTGACAGCGACCTGAACGGAGTTGTATGTCGGCTCAGTAAGCACAACTGCCTGCTTGAAACCCCTGGCGAGTGCCCGTCCAAAGTGCTCCAGACCGGCCTGGGTGTCCATTAAGATTACCTCACCTTTCCGAACGGTTATGTACCTCACAACAGCACTTAGAAGCGCGTTTTCCGGACAGAGGCATCCAGCAGCGGCTTGAACGACACTCCCCATCACTATGAGCATGACCCCATCAGGGCCAATAACCCCGAAGCGCTCGACGACATCCCTAACGTCTGGAGTTAGCGAGAAGTAGAGGCCCCATCCGGTTCCGGGCCGTGCTCCCGTCTTCTCTTCGATGTAGTCAAGGTTCCTGTTGAGGGGCACTATCTTGGCCCTGACCTCCTTTGGAATCCCGAGAGCGTGGGCCAGGTTCATCTGGGGGTCTTCGTCAACCGCCAAAACCCGATAACCGTCCCGTGCAAGAAGCCTGGCGAGCAGAGCTGTTATCGTTGTTTTTCCAACCCCGCCCTTCCCTGTCACGACAACTCGAAAGCCGTCCTCACCGGTTCTCCTGGAAGCGCGTCTGTTCAGCTCCTCCGCCACCGTGAACAACCTTTTTCTCCGCTCTTGTGTTTTCACACCGGGGTTGTAGTCCACATTCATAACAGTACCCACATCAATAGCCAGATATAAGTTTTTGGGAGGGAGCATTGAGCCCCCGCATTACGGCAAATCTTAAATTATCCCCCGGAGGGAAAGGCTAAAAGAATCACAAAGCGAAACCCAAATACCCAACGGGGGATATGCCTTGTCAGAGGGTTCAAGGTTAACTATCTTCATCAACCCGTCACGCTGTATCGGTTGCCATCACTGCGAGATAGCCTGCGCAGTGGAGCATTCCAAAAGCGGTAGCATACTGTCCGCAATAACGGAGGACCCAATCCCACTGCCAAGGATAAGAATAATCTCAGTGGGCACACAAAACCTCCCCGTTCACTGTTACCACTGTGAGGAAGCCCTCTGTATGGAGGCCTGCTTAGCGGGGGCCCTCTTCCGGGACCGGGACGGAGCGGTTCTCGTTGATTCCAATGAGTGCACAGGGTGTATGGCCTGCGCCACGGCATGCCCCTTCGGCATACCCGAGTTCGATGTTCTCAGGGGGGTAATGGTTAAATGCGACTTGTGTCCCGATAGGAGGGCAGAGGGAAAACTTCCCGCATGTGTTGAGGCGTGTAAAACAGGTGCACTGCAGTTTGGCAGTATCGAGGAGTTGCTAACAAGCACCGGCTGGAGTAGGGCACGTGATGGTGTGGGCGATGAGCGGGCGTGAGAAGATTTCAATGGACAAAGCCACTGAAGAGATGTTTCGCAGGGCGAGGGAACTCCGCATCGAGACGGTGTGGGATAGACTTGAAAAGCAACAACCCCAGTGCGGGTATGGTCTTCTCGGACTCTGCTGTCAGAATTGTATGATGGGGCCGTGCAGGATTAATCCCTTTGGTGGAGAACCGAAAAAAGGTGTCTGCGGTGCGACCGCTGATACAATAGTCGCGAGAAACTTCCTCAGGATGGTAGCGGCGGGTGCCGCAGCGCACAGTGACCACGGCAGGCACGTTGCGCTTACCCTTCTACTCGCAGTTAAAGAAAACGGAGGCACGGACTCCCCCGAGGGCAGGAAAATGTTCCTGGGAGCGGATGGCCTGGTCGTCCAAAGTTCACCGTATCAAATCAGAGACACCAAAAAGCTTAAAGCAATTGCCCAACGCCTCGGGATTCCCACAGAAGGCAAATCTGAGGCAGAAATAGCCCGGGCAGTGGCCAAAATTGCCCTGGAAGACTTCGGGAAACAGGACAGTAACCCACTAAGGTTTCTCCGGGCCTACCTCAACACCAAGACACTTGAACATCTTGAAAAGGCCGGACTCCTTGCCAAAGTCCCGGGCTGGGAGGCTGGTGTTCTGCCCAGGGGAATAGACCGGGAAATCACGGAGGCCCTCCATAGAACCCACGTTGGAACAGACCATGACCCTATGAGCCTAATCCTCCACTCGATAAGGACGTCACTTGCGGATGCGTGGGGAGGTTCGCTAATAGCCACAGAACTTCAGGACGTACTGTTTGGAACACCCGAAATCACAAGAACGGAGGCGAACTTGGGAACACTCAGGGAAGAATACGTCAACATAATAGTTCACGGCCATGAACCGGTTTTATCCGAGAAAATCGTCGAGGCCGCGGGCGACCCAGAACTGATAGAACTCGCGGAGAAGTACGGGGCAAAGGGCATAAACATAGTCGGGATGTGCTGTACCGGTCTGGAAGTCCTCATGAGAAGGGGCATCCCAATCGCAGGCAACTTCCTTCAGCAGGAGGCGGCCATCATAACCGGAGCAGTTGAGGCAATGGTAGTTGACGTTCAGTGCATAATGCCCGGAACCGTGGACGTCGCCAGGTGCTTCCATACTCTTGTGATAGACACGAGTCCAATCGCGACTTTCCCAGGCGCCATTCATGTGAAGTTCAACCCCGAAAAAGCCGACGAGATAGCCCGGAAGATAGTCAGGATGGCCGTGGAGAACTTCCGGAACCGCTCCGCCCACAGGGTCAGGATACCCAAGGTCAAACAAGCCGGAATAGTTGGATTCAGTGTTGAGACACTGATTGAACGCTTCGGAGGCTCGCTTGAACCCCTGAAGGAAGCAATCGTGGAGGGAAAATTAAGGGGCATAACGGCGATGGTGGGATGCAACAACCCCAAGGTTGCACATGATATGAACCACATCACCCTCGCCAACGAGCTGATGAAAAGGGACATTCTCCTACTTGGAACCGGTTGCTGGGCAACGGCGGCAATTAAACACGGCATATTCTTACCGGAGTACGCTGACACGGACAACGTTGGCCCCGGCCTGAGGAAGTTCGTAAAAGAATGGAATATTCCCCCGGCACTCCTTATGGGCTCCTGCGTTGACAGTACAAGAATACTCGTCACTGCAAGCCGTTTAGCTGAGGATTTCGACGTTCCCATAGCCTCGCTCCCCATAGTGGCATCAGCACCGGAGCCGATGGCTGAAAAGTCGCTCTCGATAGGTATGTACTTCGTTTCCAGTGGAATAACAACTCACCTTGGACTAACCCCTCCCGTTCTTGGAGGACGGGAAGTCGTGAAAATCCTCACGCAGAAGCTCCAGGAAATAGTGAGGGCGTCTTTCATAATCGAGAGTGACATGAGGAAAGCTGCAAGGGCAATAACGGACCATATAGACCGGAAGAGAAACGAGTTGGGAATCTAAAGGCCAAATGCAAATGTGAGAAAAGAAAGAGGCCAATCACTCCTCCGGCTTCGGGAGGGTGACCTCGACGCCGAGGACCTTCCACATGGCCTTTATCTGCTCGCGGAGCTGGTCGATTGCCTCTGGCTGCTTGAAGAGGTGCTTGAACCTGCCCTGGAGCTTGAGGTACTCCTCGATGGGCTTCTTGAACTCGATGGCAACGATTTTGCCTCCCTCGCGCTTGACCTTCGCGCCTCCTCCGGGGCTCTGTATCTTGATGTTGTGGAAGTCGCCGTTCTCAATCTCGAAGAGTGGCCAGACACCGGTCTCGATGGCGAGACGAGCTATCTCAACTCCCTTCTCGAGCGGGCTCTTCCAGCCGGTCGGGCAGGTACAGTGAACCTGGACGAAGGCCGGGCCGTCGACCTTTGCTGCCTTCTTCATCTTCCTGACGAAGTCGAAGGGGTTGCCTATGCTCGCGGTGGCGACGTAGGGTATCTGGTG
The Thermococcus sp. 21S9 DNA segment above includes these coding regions:
- a CDS encoding DUF2110 family protein, which translates into the protein MEEVVILEKVYGDRSGFDKLHRKLRSLLGDLEVEWKLSATTKNWVKVSLSGEDEEISANLVRDEFGEVPYSLKNVETGKTYRGRFIDLGKVGYGAYVDIGIFKPKPKDALIPLYYLKKTFGDMPVRQMIREFGWVDNLPVEVEVTNVEFGAREVELAFSDAQLKRIKEWLSDGYDKLFITGTISEKVEEALIKTGHGRDVRRMEELGLMETLLVLKKGTQAPGIIKAIGPHLKGAVFGAIKFE
- the tfe gene encoding transcription factor E; protein product: MARRKNKELIEIAMDIGGEEAVEVVKALEKMKEATDEELAEKTGIRVNTVRRILYQLNDQGLADFKRIRDPETGWYYYYWRLETKRLPEIIKARKMAELKRLKEMLEEETSEIYYWCGEEGHPRLTFDEAMEYEFQCPICGKMLMQYDNSRIVEELKKRIEELEIELGLRKKPRKKKSG
- a CDS encoding 4Fe-4S dicluster domain-containing protein, which codes for MSEGSRLTIFINPSRCIGCHHCEIACAVEHSKSGSILSAITEDPIPLPRIRIISVGTQNLPVHCYHCEEALCMEACLAGALFRDRDGAVLVDSNECTGCMACATACPFGIPEFDVLRGVMVKCDLCPDRRAEGKLPACVEACKTGALQFGSIEELLTSTGWSRARDGVGDERA
- a CDS encoding AAA family ATPase, whose translation is MNVDYNPGVKTQERRKRLFTVAEELNRRASRRTGEDGFRVVVTGKGGVGKTTITALLARLLARDGYRVLAVDEDPQMNLAHALGIPKEVRAKIVPLNRNLDYIEEKTGARPGTGWGLYFSLTPDVRDVVERFGVIGPDGVMLIVMGSVVQAAAGCLCPENALLSAVVRYITVRKGEVILMDTQAGLEHFGRALARGFKQAVVLTEPTYNSVQVAVSATRLARQLGIKHVHLVINKVKRESQVEKVERILNELGFNDFTTKTVIPYDELVEEYDPEIEAILGNPESPTYRKVLELKDILLKYAE
- the cooS gene encoding anaerobic carbon-monoxide dehydrogenase catalytic subunit, with translation MVWAMSGREKISMDKATEEMFRRARELRIETVWDRLEKQQPQCGYGLLGLCCQNCMMGPCRINPFGGEPKKGVCGATADTIVARNFLRMVAAGAAAHSDHGRHVALTLLLAVKENGGTDSPEGRKMFLGADGLVVQSSPYQIRDTKKLKAIAQRLGIPTEGKSEAEIARAVAKIALEDFGKQDSNPLRFLRAYLNTKTLEHLEKAGLLAKVPGWEAGVLPRGIDREITEALHRTHVGTDHDPMSLILHSIRTSLADAWGGSLIATELQDVLFGTPEITRTEANLGTLREEYVNIIVHGHEPVLSEKIVEAAGDPELIELAEKYGAKGINIVGMCCTGLEVLMRRGIPIAGNFLQQEAAIITGAVEAMVVDVQCIMPGTVDVARCFHTLVIDTSPIATFPGAIHVKFNPEKADEIARKIVRMAVENFRNRSAHRVRIPKVKQAGIVGFSVETLIERFGGSLEPLKEAIVEGKLRGITAMVGCNNPKVAHDMNHITLANELMKRDILLLGTGCWATAAIKHGIFLPEYADTDNVGPGLRKFVKEWNIPPALLMGSCVDSTRILVTASRLAEDFDVPIASLPIVASAPEPMAEKSLSIGMYFVSSGITTHLGLTPPVLGGREVVKILTQKLQEIVRASFIIESDMRKAARAITDHIDRKRNELGI
- a CDS encoding Mrp/NBP35 family ATP-binding protein; its protein translation is MTIKAPTLNIGGLGADPLTERIKEKQKKWKYKIAVLSGKGGVGKSTVAVNLATALAKKGYYVGLLDADIHGPNVAKMLGVDKADVLAERLEDGRFEMLPPMADFMGQITPIKVMSMGFLVPEDQPIIWRGALVTKAIKQLLGDVKWGELDFMIIDFPPGTGDEILTVVQNVQLDAAVIVTTPQEVALLDTGKAVNMMKKMEVPYIAVVENMSYLICPHCGNEIDLFGKGGGKKLAEKEGVDFLGEVPIDLKAREASDAGIPIVLYDDTPAARAFMELADRLVKKLEELKGEGEEGKQEKTE